The Roseimicrobium gellanilyticum DNA segment CAAAGGGGACGTCACTCTTCGTGTCCTCAGCACCGGTTGCTCCGGTGAAGCGATAGACCATGCCACTCTGCAGATCGACGTGGTCCGAGCGGAAGCGCTTCTTGGTCAGAAGGCAGTCACTCATCGGGTCGCTGAAGGTATCCACGTGACCGCTCGCCTTCCAGATGTTGGGGTGCATGATGATGGTGGCGTCGAGGCCGACCACATCTTCACGCTCACGGGTCATGGCGCGCCACCAGGTGTCGCGCAGGTTGCGCTTGAGTTCCGCGCCCAGGGGGCCGTAGTCCCAGAAGCCCGCGATACCGCCGTAGATCTCGCTCGACTGGTAGATGAAGCCGCGGCGCTTGCAGAGGCTCACGAGCTTTTCCATGGAGGCAGTATCTTTCTTGTCTTCGGGCATGGCAGGGGTGGGGTAAAGAGGGCAGGCAACCAAGGCCTTCCGGCCCCCCTGCGCAAGCAGAAAGAGGGGATACGGCGGCCGGGCCCGGGCTGGCCGAAAAGGTTTCACATTCGCCGCCAGCAAAGGGTCGGCCGGGACGTAGTGAACGCACGATGATGCGTTTGCGACTTCTCCTGGCGGGCCTGTTCGCGCTTTCGCTCCCCGTGCAGGCGCAGGAAGGCCCCGCCCGGTGGCATTTCAAGCCGAAGGACCACGCTCTCGGAGATGTGCACCCCTTTTTCCACGAGGGGCGCTGTTACCTCTACTACCTGAAGCCGGGGAAATACGAGGCCGCTCTCACCATCTCCACCTCGGACGATTGGCTGCAGTGGTCCGAGGCTCCCTTGACGCACGGACCAGTGAAGCCGGAGGACTGGATGAAGCCCTACTTTGTGCTGGGCGTGTTCCGCGACTCGAAGGCCAAGGTGTTCCGCAGTTTCTACGGTCACTTGGAGGGACGGATGGTCAGCTCCACCAGCGGCGACTTGCGGCATTGGGAATGCGCGCCCCGAGAGTTCCACGTTCCTCCAGCGGGCTACTACCAACGCCGGCGTGATCCTTACGTCTTTTGGATTCCGGAGAGGAAGCAGTGGGGATGCGTGATGACCACCTGGATGAAGGACCGGCCCAAGGAAACCGCCGGGGCGGTGAGCCTGGCCACCTCGCCCGACCTCAAGGTGTGGAAGGATCACGGACCCATTCTGGACCCGGGCAACATCGGCGAGCCCGAGGTCCCGCAGATGTTCCGCCTCGGTGGGCGTTGGATCCTGCTGGCCAGCATCTATGACCGTGCCGTGGGACCGCCGGTGTACTGGGGCAGCGAGTCACCCACGGGGCCTTGGAAAATGGAGCCCGAAGGCCAACTCGATGGCAAGGACCTCTGCGCCGCGCAGATCGACTTCGAGAGAGAGGTGCCAGTGTTGTTCGGCTGGATTCCCCTGAAGCCGTCCACACCCGGCGGGCAGCATTGGGGAGGTCATCTCGCCCTGCCGCGTGAGGTACACGTGCTGCCCAGTGGTCGATTGGGCACGAGGCTTCCTTCCAGGGTAGTGGATACTTTCAAGAAGTTGCCGTGGGTGGAGAAGCCGGACTTCACTGTGGAAAAGAAACCACACACCCTCGAAGGAAGCTGGCAACGGCTCGCCGTGGAGTTCACGCTCGCTCTGCCGGAAGGCGTCGATGAGGTCCAGGTGAACATCGCTCCACTCGGCAGGGTGATTTTGAAACGCGATCAGATCCGCATTCTGGATTCCGCTGGTGAATGCTGGAGTGACCTGCCTGTGAAACTACCCGCAGCGAAGCCTGTGCAAGTGAAGCTCTTCGTGGAGCAGGACATGGTGGAGTGCTTCGTCCACGAAGTCTACTCACTCGCTGCGAGAGTGCCCGCGCAGGCAGGAAAGCTGAGCTTGTCCTTTGATGCCGGGCATTCTGGTGCGCAAGTCACCAAGCTGCGGGTGAGTGAATGGGAACTGGCTCGCGACCCCTGACCAAATGACTACGCGGGACGAATCAGCGAGGCGAAATCGCAGTTCCCGCTTTTGGTAATCCACAGGAGGCAGCCAAAGGCCAGACCTGCGGTCATCCACAACACACCGACCACCAGCGGAGCAAGACTCCCCGAGCGAAATCCAGTGGCCAGAAAGGCTTGTGCAGGATTCTCGGGGCAATACATGACCTGCACCCTCCGGCCCGGTTGCAGTGCCTCCTTCAGTGCGTCGTGCGCCTTGAGCCGGGAATTTCCGCCATAGGTGGGATGAATCTTGGTGCCCTCGTACTGAGTGCCGTTCACCTCGTACGAATAGGTAGTCTTGATCTTCACGGAGCTATTTCCCCTGCGGCCTTGCGAGACCTTTTCGTCCACCTTGGAAATAGTGCCGGTGGTGATGGGCCACTTCTGGGCACGCAGGGCAAGCCATTGGCCATGCAATGCCCAAAGGGTGAGTCCTGCTCCCATCAAGACGAAGGCAGCGGGCAGCAGGTAGAAGAACTTGGAAATGGACTGATCCATACCCGCCGATAGTGCGGCAGTCCTGGGCCTTCAAGCTTCCCAGTTCACCGCGGCAGCATGTTCACGGGCGGTAGCGGGCCAGGCAAGATGTCCACACGGGCGCCTTTGCCCACCACGTCATACAGCCAGATGATGTCCCGCGAGGCCATGCGCACGCAGCCGTAGCTGGAAGGGGTGCCGAGCGTGCGCTCTTCTGCGGTGCCGTGGATGTAGATGTAGCGGTCGTAGGCACGGGCATTCTGGGGTTCCAGGCCCTTCAGCCACAGGATGCGGCTCACAATCGGGTCGCGGCCAGGAGCATTCACAGGCACGATTTCACCGGTGAAGCGGCGGTCCTTCAGCTTTGCGCCCACGGGCAGGCCATCGCCGAATTTCTTGGCAATCTTGAAGCGGCCCAGCGGGGTGAAGTTGGACCCCGGATAGTCGCCGAGCCCGAATTTGGAGGTGCTTACGGGGAACACGGCGATGGGCTGGCCTTCGCGGAAGCAGGCAATGCGCTGCTGTGCCACGCTCACAATCATGCGATGCTTCGTGTCCGCGCACTGGGTGAGGAGAAGTGCGGCAACGAGGCCGGTGAGAAATGCAAGCGGGCGGCGGGGGAATTTCATCGCGGGCATTATGCCAATGAAACAGAAGTTCTCCAGCCTTCCATTTGCATCGTATCGCATTGGGTCCATCCATAATTCATGAGCAGCATCATCAATCTTGGCCTCATCCAGACGCACGCCACCGAGGACAAGGCGGACAACCTCCGCCGGCACATCGCCTTGATCCGCGAGGCCGCGAAGCGCGGCGCGCACGTGGTGTGCCTGCAGGAGCTCTTCCTCACGCCCTATTTCTGCAAGCGTGAAGACACCGCACTCTTTGACCTGGCGGATCCGATTCCCGGAGACACCACGAAGCAGCTTGGCGATCTCGCCCGCGAACTCGGCGTTGTCATCATCGCCTCGATGTTTGAGAAGCGCGCCATCGGCCTGTACCACAACACCGCCGCCATCATCGATGCGGATGGCGAGTACATGGGCAAGTTCCGCAAGATGCACATCCCCGAGGACCCGGGCTTCAATGAGAAGTTCTACTTCACGCCTGGCGACCTCGGCTACAAGGTGTGGGACACGAAACGCGGCCGCCTTGGCGTGCTCGTGTGCTGGGACCAGTGGTATCCCGAGGCCGCGCGTCTCACCGCCATGAGCGGCGCGCAGATTCTCTTCTATCCCACCGCCATCGGTTGGCTGAAGAGCGAGAAGGCCGAGCTCGGCAAGGCCCAGCACACCGCCTGGGAAACCGTGCAGCGCGGTCATGCCGTGGCGAACGGTTGCTACGTCGCCGCCGTGAATCGCGTGGGTGTGGAGGAGGAAACGGAGTTCTGGGGACAGTCCTTTGTGGCGAACCCGTACGGTGAGATCGTCGCCAAGGCGTCGCCGAGCGATGAGGAGATTCTCATGGTGCCCTGCGATATCAAGGCCATGGAAGATTTCCGCCGCATCTGGCCCTTCTTCCGCGATCGCCGCATTGATTCCTACAACGACCTCACGAAGCGGTGGCGGGATGATGGCTAAGTGATGGTCAACCGAGCCATAGCCATCGTGACATCGCCGATTTGAAGGCGCATGCGCCTTCTCAAGGAGCGGGAACGCCTCGTTCCCGAACCCCTGATGTGACAATCACACTGCCCGATGCAGGCAACATCATGATTCCCGCGCGCGCATCTACTCTAATCCGTGGAGCAACCTGGCGGCGCATGCGATGGCCGTCGGTAATGGCCACCTCAGTCGTGCGGGAACGAGGCGTTCCCGTTCCTTGGGCGTGCGCTCCAACCGTGTTGTGGTTGTTACGGGCTTTGATGTTGTCACGCCCCGGCACACCCGTGAGTTGACATCCCGACGATCACGCCCATTCCCAATGTCAATGATCGCGTGCACTGCATGGCGCGATTTTGAAACGAGAATCTGATTGAGTCCATCTGGATTCTGCGGATTGAAATGGGTGCGTCTTTTCGCACTCAAAACGTCCC contains these protein-coding regions:
- a CDS encoding DUF3592 domain-containing protein, whose amino-acid sequence is MDQSISKFFYLLPAAFVLMGAGLTLWALHGQWLALRAQKWPITTGTISKVDEKVSQGRRGNSSVKIKTTYSYEVNGTQYEGTKIHPTYGGNSRLKAHDALKEALQPGRRVQVMYCPENPAQAFLATGFRSGSLAPLVVGVLWMTAGLAFGCLLWITKSGNCDFASLIRPA
- a CDS encoding L,D-transpeptidase — translated: MKFPRRPLAFLTGLVAALLLTQCADTKHRMIVSVAQQRIACFREGQPIAVFPVSTSKFGLGDYPGSNFTPLGRFKIAKKFGDGLPVGAKLKDRRFTGEIVPVNAPGRDPIVSRILWLKGLEPQNARAYDRYIYIHGTAEERTLGTPSSYGCVRMASRDIIWLYDVVGKGARVDILPGPLPPVNMLPR
- a CDS encoding carbon-nitrogen hydrolase, with amino-acid sequence MSSIINLGLIQTHATEDKADNLRRHIALIREAAKRGAHVVCLQELFLTPYFCKREDTALFDLADPIPGDTTKQLGDLARELGVVIIASMFEKRAIGLYHNTAAIIDADGEYMGKFRKMHIPEDPGFNEKFYFTPGDLGYKVWDTKRGRLGVLVCWDQWYPEAARLTAMSGAQILFYPTAIGWLKSEKAELGKAQHTAWETVQRGHAVANGCYVAAVNRVGVEEETEFWGQSFVANPYGEIVAKASPSDEEILMVPCDIKAMEDFRRIWPFFRDRRIDSYNDLTKRWRDDG